AGGTTATACCTGTCCTGATATACCAGACAGGGTGTTCCTGCATTTTTCAGGAATTCGAAAGCATATAATAATTTGTCGATAGGATATTTTGATAATCCTACATATAAAGCCTTTCCTCGTTTTACTATATCCACGAGGGCTTGTAATGTTTCGTCCAGCGGAGTTTCGGCATCGTACCTGTGACTGTAAAATATATCCACATATTCGAGGTTCATACGTTTCAGGCTATGGTCGATACTTGCCATTAAGTTTTTACGGGAACCGCCGTCCCCGTACGGACCATTCCACATATGATGTCCGGCTTTCGTGGTTATGATCATTTCATCCCTGTAAGCCCTGAAATGGTCTTTCATCATTTTTCCGAAATTTTCTTCGGCACTTCCGAATGGTGGCCCGTAATTATTTGCCAGATCGAAATGGGTAATACCGTGATCGAAGGCATATTTTACAATATTCAGTCCGTTCTCATAACTGTCCACGCCCCCGAAATTGTGCCAAAAGCCCAGAGATATAAGAGGCAGTTTAATTCCGCTATTACCACATTTACGGT
This region of Barnesiella propionica genomic DNA includes:
- a CDS encoding aldo/keto reductase produces the protein MDYLPHIDRYTQGMDYRKCGNSGIKLPLISLGFWHNFGGVDSYENGLNIVKYAFDHGITHFDLANNYGPPFGSAEENFGKMMKDHFRAYRDEMIITTKAGHHMWNGPYGDGGSRKNLMASIDHSLKRMNLEYVDIFYSHRYDAETPLDETLQALVDIVKRGKALYVGLSKYPIDKLLYAFEFLKNAGTPCLVYQDRYNLIDRHIENYQLKAAAANGTGVVAFSPLAQGMLTDKYLHGIPEGSRAARPEGYLKSEMITSEIIDKVRCFRKIAQQREQSISQMALSWLIARPEVTSVIIGARTIEQLQENLRSISNYHFDTQELANIEQIIRE